TCAGCCGTATAGGATGTATTATCAGACATGATAAAAGCCTCCAGAACTTCATAATAGGACAAGACTACCTTATTTTGAAGTCCTGTGCAATTAGGCTATTGTGGTTTACCCGCCTGCTGTGTGTTGGATAATTTGATCAATTCTGATACGGTGACAAATCGATAACCTTGCTTTTCTAATTCCGGTAAAATAATTTTAAGCGCTTCTCTGGTCTGAGATTGACCATGTACATGGTCATGAAACAGAACGATGTCGCCATTATGTGCATTTCGAATAACCTTATTCGCGATACTCTGAACCCCAGGGCGATTCCAGTCCCGTGTATCCTGATGCCAGGACCATAAAATAGGCTTTAATCCCATATTATTCGAAATATCAACTAGTGTCTCATCATACATTCCACCTGGAGGTCTGAACAAAGAGCTATGCTTTCCAGAGACCTTTATAATTTCTTCCTCAGTTAATTTCAGCTCTCGCTCAAACTGGGCCTTATTAATAGGTTTTCTAAAATAAACGTGATTGTAGGTATGGTTAGCTAATTCATGCCCTTCGGAAATGACTCGTTTCGCCACATCTGGATATGTTGCAATTCTTTTTCCAATAGCAAAAAAGGTGCATTTTGCATGATATTGACTCAATACCTTTAATATTTGATCGGTTTCAGAAGGGTCAGGACCGTCATCAAACGTCAATGCAATCACTTTTTGGTTAGTATGTACTTCCCAAATCATGTCTCCTCTTTTTTCGTAGTAGTCGCGGTTTTTACTTGGGCTACCTAGAGCAGAGTTCGTGAAGCATAACAAGAGAGAGAGGGTAGTCATCATAATTTTGCTGCTAGTTTTCATGAATTCACCTGTTTTTTTTATTTTAGAATGCTCCTTTGAATGGTCAAAATATTCATAGTTTCAGTTTTGCAAAGACAATCAGCCTTTTTTCATGTTCTTTCTTCTTTCTGCTATATCTGCCTGTGCAAGTAATAAGATTCATTCTAGCTTCAGTAGACTTTCCGAAAATTCGTTCCAAGGGTGCTTCAGCAGTATTGAAGATTTCTACAGACTCTACAATATAAGTTAGTTTTCGTCCGTCTGAATTAGAGACGGTAATTTCATCACCATGCTTGAGCTTTTTGAGTTTGAAAAAGACAGCTGGACCTATATAACTGTCCACATGTCCGTCTATAATTACATTGCCCTTTGCACCTGGCAAAATTCCTGGGTATAGAATTCCGGCAATATTGGTGTCTGTAGGGACGTCCATTTGTCCATCAGAGAGCAAAGTAACCGGTTCTATTTTGGCGCTTACCTTAATCGCTGGAATGTTTAGCTGAGTAGGCATAATAGGTTTGGGTAATGATGGTTTAATATTAATATCATTCTTTCGAATAGCTGTAGTAGGAGTTATTATCATTTCTTGTTGCTTTGTTTGCAACGGCTTAGTTTCTGGACTGCTTTCCTGTGAGTGTGAGTCATTACAACTGGCAGTGGTTAAAGTGATGACAATCAAGATTAATGAATATATCCATTTTTTCATGTTTAAGAAAAGAAAGAGGGGATTCCCCCTCTTTCATCCTCCCTATTCAGTTTGTTCGCTAGCACCGCCGTGGCCTGTTTTTGGCATTTTAGTTGCTTTCATTTGAATGCTTTTAGTTTTAATGCTTTTTGCTTTTAAGCTCTTAGCCTTCATGCTCTTTGCATGAATTCCTTTAGTGGAGTGACTCTTCATATTCATTTTCTTTTCATGCATTTTATGTTCTTTTTCTTTCTTTATTTTCTCAGCATGTACTTTTTTCTCATGTTTCGTTTCGACTGGTGCAGCGGAAGCCGCAGAAGCAACGGATAGCATTAAGCAAGTGGATAAAAGAGCTACGGACAATTTCTTCATAATCATTTAGTGGATTCCTCCTAGATGTTTTTTCCCTACGAAGATTAATATCTCCATTTCAGTTGCTTTTAGATTGGTGGATTACTTCCATTGGAGTTTGGGATTGGCATAGCAATTGTATTTTGATGTGAAAATTGTTATGAAAATGCCTTATAATGAAGTTCAATATACAGACATTTGGTTAGGGGTGGGAATATGACACTTATTGAGAAAAGAGAACACCGGCAGTATCCGGAAATTACCCGCCTAGAAACGTCGAGAGCTGCTTATGAGCGTGATTACTCACGCTTGATTCATTCGCCTACTTTTCGTAGGCTGCAAGGCAAATCTCAAGTGTTCGGGGCTGGCACGGGTGATTATTACCGGACACGCCTAACTCATTCACTTGAAGTCGCACAAATTGCTCGAGAGGCAGCGAAAAGTCTGCTTAGATCTTACCCAGAGGTGGAGACAAGTAAGGCGGAGAATCCGGGGCTTGTTATAGATCCAGAGGTCGTAGAATGCGCGGCCATAGCACACGACTTTGGTCATCCGCCCTTCGGTCATAAAGGGGAAGAGGTGCTGGATAGCATACTGGAGCAGCTAATTGAAAAAAAGACGAATGAGGCTGCACAACAAGCTGGTGCAACGGGTGCTGATAAGTTGTTCATTCATGAGCAGATGAAGCAGCGCTATGAACATTTTGAAGGCAACGCTCATAACTTTCGATTGATTATGTTTCTAGAGAAGCGTGAGAACATTGATGGACTAAATCTGTCGGATGCCGTGCTCCTCGGAGTTAACAAATATCCTTTTCCCGGCACCTCGTTAAAAAAGGGGATGTACCTTCATGAGTGGGCATATATTTCGGAGATTCGCAAAGAGTGGGGAATCCCGGCAGGGAAGAAAACGTTGGAAGCTCAACTGATGGACCTTTGCGACGATATCGCCTATTCTGCACATGATTTGGAGGATGGAATTAAGGCTGGAAAGATTGAAGTGCATGAACACTTTATGCATGATTCCTATATTCAACGACTAATCGTGGAGAAGATCACAACGTTAGAGGATTTCTTTTGGAAGGGTTGGGAGGAGGAAGGTATTCGCGCTAAGGTTGAAGAGGTGCTTAGTTCATTTCTTAGAGTATGGATGGAAAAGATGCCAACTTGCGAGAATGACTATTCCAGAACTCGGCGTGAAGTTAAGGCTTATTGGGTAAGCACCTTTGTTGCAAGTTTAGGTGTGATTCCTGATGGAGACTGGAAGAAGGTCACCTTTATAAAGGAAGGAAAAGAAGATGAGGATATGCTGCGGACCGTAAGCGTGCTGAAAAGCTTTGCTTGGGTTACGATGATTCGTGATCTACGTGTGCAGCGGCTACAGAAGCGTAGTGAGTGGATTTTACGCCGTTTATGGGGAGCTTTTCTTGATCCGCAGACGTCCAAAGCCATTATTCCCTCAGATTGGCTGCAACGCTTCGAGAAAGATCAGAAACAAGCCAATCCCATCTGGACTTGGGAACATATGGTGATTGATTATATCGCAGGGATGACGGATGCCTTTGCTGAAAAAATATATAATGAGCTATATGGATTGAAAGTCGGATCGATTTATGATTTGGATTAAATAAAGGTGAAGATTAAAGCAGGTCTCCAATGAATTGGAGACCTGTTTTTTTGTCTTTTGGTGAACCATAAATATTTTGTTAGTATTTTGTTAGCTATTCTTTAAATGTATAAATGCCAATTAACCCGCTTAACGACTCTATTTTCTAACAAAACTATTATTTTTGTGAATAAGTTATTGTTAATATAGGTGTTTGGTGCTAATATAATAACTAAATTGTTATTGGAAATAAATTGGGAGGTTGATAAAGAAGTCGAGTTTTGTACTTGAACAAAATGAAAACCTTTACAAAACAGGAGGTAAATTGAATGAAGAGGTTCAAAAAAAGCTTGATTCTATTTCTTACAGCAATAATGCTTGTTACAATGGCTGCACCTGCGTTAGCTAACGGAAAAACAAAAGAAAACCTCAAGACGCACTGGGCTGGAGAAAGTGTAGATAAGTGGCAAGGTAACGGTGTTGTTCAAGGTTATCCGGACGGTTCTTTTAAGCCGGATCATAAAGTTACGCGTGCTGAGCTTGTAAGTATCATTAATAAGCTATTTGGATTTAGCACTCTTTCGGAAACGTCATTCTCGGATGTGCCTGCTAAAGCTTGGTATGCAAGCGCTTTATCTATTGCGAAGCAAGCTGGTTATTATAAAGGTTTTCCTGACAATAAAGCGAAAGCGGATGCTGAAGTCACTCGTCAAGATGCTGCAACATTACTTGCTTCTGTTTTTTCACTGGAGCCAGGGACTAAAGTGAGTACCTTTGCAGATCAAGCATCCATCAGCGTTTATGCTAAAGATGCGATCGGGGCATTGAGCGGAATTCTATCCGGCTATCCAGACGGTACATTTCGTCCAAACGACTCGATTACAAGAGCAGAGGTAGTTACTATCGTGGACAGATTGGTTAGCGGCTACTACAATACAGCGGGTACATTCACTGGAGGAGATATCCAAGGGAATGTTGTCATTAACCGTAGTGGGGTTGAACTTAAGAATGCGGCTGTCTCAGGTAATCTTTATTTAACCTCCGGGATAGGTAATGGTGAGGGTGTTTTAGAGGATGCAACTGTGAAAGGTAATGTTTTTGTATCTGGTGGTGGAGAGCATTCGATTCATTTGAAAAACTCTAAATTGGCTTCTGTAAAAGTGAATCGTCCTGAAGGGAAAGTACGGGTCGTTGTAGATGGCGGGACAGTAATCACTCAGTTGACTATTGATAGCGTTTCTATTATAGAAGTAGGTTCAGGTTCTATAATTGATCAGCTTGTGATTGGTAGTGCTGCTACGGGAACATTGATTACAACTAAAGGTACCATTAGTAAGCTTGTAGTAGGTGCTTCCTCTGTTGTCTTGAATGGAGTGACTTTAGTAGCGGGAACATACACTGTGAAGGATGGAGTTCTTGTTGGACAAGGAACAAGCACGCCAGCACCTGGTGGCTCAGGGGGTACGGGTATAGCGCCTACAGCAACACCAGTACCGACGATTACTCCAGAACCTACGGCAACAGTTGCTCCAACGGCAACACCGGAAGCTGGAATTCATATCGTTGACGTTGATGCATCGGCCGCTACCAAATCGCTGTTTGCTTATCTGGACAGCATGAGCGGCAAACAGATCATGTTCGGGCATCAGCATGATACTACTGTCTCTTTTGCTGGTAAGGATAAGAATGGAAATGTTATTTCTGACGTATACAGCTCCACCGGTGATTATCCTGCAGTTTTTGGTTGGGATACACTTAGCTTAGATGGATATGAGAATCCTCCTGGAGTTAGCGGAGATTATGAAGCGAGTAGATTAGGACTATCCGCTGCCATGAAGCAGGCACATGATTTGGGTGGTATTGTGACGCTAAGTACACATCCTTATAACATGGTGACGGGTGGAGATTTTAAGGATACTAGTAATACTCCGGGAGCGAGTCATTCGGTGGTATCGCGTATATTGCCGGGCGGAGATAAGAATGGAGAGCTTAATAAATACCTCGATCGTATCGCTAATTTTGCCAATAATCTAAAAGATGATGAGGGCGACCTGATTCCGGTCCTGTTCCGACCTTTCCATGAACAAAACGGAGGTTGGTTCTGGTGGGGTGCGGCTACAACGACGAAGAGTGAATACGCGGAACTGTACAGATATACAGTTGAATACCTGCGCGATGTTAAGGGCGTTCATAACTTCCTTTATGTCTTCTCACCAAACGGATCTTTTAATGGAAATGAAAGTGAATATTTAACGACTTATCCAGGTGATCAGTTTGTTGATATTCTTGGAATGGACCAGTATGACAATAAGGAGAATGCCGGTTCGGAAGCTTTCCTGGGTGGTCTTGTTAAAGACCTTAAGATGATTTCTCAGCTTGCTCAAGACAAAGGTAAGATTGTTACCCTATCTGAATATGGTTATAGTGCTGCTGGTATGAAAACAACAGGCAATAATGAGCTGGAATGGTTCACTAAAGTATTAAATGCGATCAAGGCTGACCCTGATGCGGCAAAAATATCGTATATGCTGACTTGGGCAAACTTCGGTGAAGGTAATAATCTGTATGTTCCTTATAAGAATGTTCCTAACAAAGCAGATCATGAGTTGCTTCCCGATTTTGTGAATTTCTATAAAGATGATTTCACGGCTTTTGCGAGTGATGTGAAAGATGATAATAAGTACAATCTCGAGGTTGAAGTAGCAGGAAAGAAACCTTTCATGCACATCGTAACTCCAAATAATATCAGTACAATAACAGATGCCGTAACCGTCATTCGGGCCAAGGTATTAAATGCAGTGCCTAGCAAAGTGACTTATACTGTGGCTGATTCTGGAGTAGAGGTGGAAATGACGCTAGGTGCGGATGGTTACTATAGCGCTTCATGGCAGCCAGACGCTGGTCTCAACGGCAGTTCAACTGAGATTACAGTGAGAGCATACGGAACCGGAGATGCTACTCTTACGCAAACTAACTCCGTATTCTTAAAAATCAATGAAGTGCCAATAAAAGTGATTACTTTTGATACGGAGAAGGATTTGGAGCAAATCCAAAACAATGGTACTTGGTCTGGGCTTACAAATAACGCAGAAACGATCAAGACTGTATTACAACATGCGTCACTTGATGCTGACGGTAAGCTCGTTATTAACATTACAGAAGGGCTATCCGACGAGGATACTTGGCAGGAACTGAAGCTGCAATTGAATGATCTGGCGCTGGATGGAGTAGATCTCTCCCAAGTTACACGTGTGAAGTTCACAGTGTTGATTGCTGAGACTGCACAAAATGGGGCTAACAATGCTGCGGTACGCAGTGTGATTCAGTTGCCGCCAGATTGGGATACGAAGTATGGCATGGACTCATCCTATAAATCTTTGTCCGATTTAGAGAAAGTTATCGTAGATGGAACACAATATTATAAATTTGATGTTTCGATTGATCTGGATAATGCCGCTAAATCAGCGGAAGCGACAGGACTAGCAATATCTATTGTTGGCAGTGGTTTGGAAGTCGAAGGTGAATTGCCAATCTACGTAGATCAAATCGGTCTTTATAATACGTATACTGCTCCTGTTGCTGATAAGGCGCTGGTGGATAATTTTGAAGCTTATGGCTCCAGTAATGAAGCTTTAGCAGCGAAATATCCTAAGGCTGGTGGAGATGATGTGAGCGTATCTTTAAGTACTGAGCATAAAGCATCCGGGGATTACGGGATGCAGTTGCACTATACGATTAATAATGCAGGTTATACCGGAGTAGGTAAAAGTCTTGGTTCATTGGACTGGTCCGACTATAATGCACTCAGTATGTGGGTAGCTTCTGATGGAGACAACGCTTATGCTGAGAAAGGTGAGCCGCTTAAGCTAGTAGTACAGCTTGTCATTGATGGAGGATATTTCGAAGCTTATCCGGTCATTAATCCTGACAAGAACGGTAAAATAGTACTAAGTCTGAAGAATTTGACTGAGATGAGCTGGGGAAAAGCCGGAGAGCTTACTCAGGAAAGACTGAAGCAAGTTCAGAGCTTCAATTTGTATGTGAATGCGATGGACGGACAGAGCCACGAAGGTTCGCTTTACTTTGATGATATTCAAGCGGTTTATGATGGGACACTTCCGGATATGTCGGAAGAAGGAAATGGAGGTTCACAGGGACATGCGCCCGGCGTGTTATACGCCTTCACTAAACAATCTGATATTGCAGGGTGGGTTATAGACCACTCGTCTGCCAATGCTCAGCTTCCAGTATTTGATGCCAATGAAGAAGCGATAGGCGTACAATTCGATTTGATTAATACCGGTAATAATGCAAATGGCAGCTCCAAAGAATCCTTTGAACTTGCTATTAATCCTGAGAAGCTAAATATCACAGGGTTGGATTCAATCAGTGCTAAGATTAAGCTTTCGGGTGGTACAGCTAAAGCGCGTCTGTTCATCAAGACAGGTGCGGACTGGAAATGGACCGATAGTGGCAATCCTGTTCTTGTAGAATCAACGGGTTATACGACATTATCTATCTCACTACCGACCGCAGGAGTAGACTTGGCTGCTGTGAAGACGATTGGGATTATCATTGAAGAAGTTTCCAATGATGGAGGAACTTCGAATCTATATCTGAAGGAAGTATCTCTGGAGAAAGCTGTCCCAGCTGTTCATTATGGCTTCGAAACAGGAAATGAAGGCTGGTCCTTGAATTCTGGTTCAGCTACAGTATCTTCTGATGTGTATGCGGAAGGGAAGCAATCTTTGAAACTTGATTTCACATGGAACGGAGAGGATAAAGATCCTTTTATAGCAGTCTCAAAAGCAGCTGCTCTTGATCTGAGCTCATTCTCTAAGCTTGCTGCTAAAATTAGAATCGTCTCCGATCATCCTGACGTACAAGCTAAGCTGTATCTTCAATTAGGAGGCTATGCAGTATGGGTAGATTCGGGTGCTAAGATAGCTTCTCAAGATGGATTCACGGAGTTCACAATTGATCTCAGCAATCTATCTCTTGAGAATTTGAAAAAAGTAGACGCTATTGGCATTCAGTTTGTTACACCTTCTACAGCTGGTACGGCTACAGCTTATATTGACGAGATTATAGCTTCTAAATAAGAGCACTGCGATTTATGTGTGAAATAAGGGTCCCTGCTATCCATTAGGATTGTCCTAATGGATAGCAGGGACTGTTTCGTATGGTTAGTTTATAGCTAAGCTCTCTTTAAGTGTGATCCCAGGATTTTTTTTCATTATAGAACAAGTGTTCTTAAAAATCAAATGTTAAATTTAATATTGGCGGGCATAATCAACGAGATTCAGGGATGGAGTGCCAGTAGATAAATAGGAATTCATATTTTCGGTAAAAATATTTACGATCCGATTAGCGTATTGATCGGTTACGCCAGCGGAATGAGGAGTGATGACTACCTGGTCCATAGTCCAAAGCGGATGATCCTGCGGAAGCGGTTCGGTTTCGAATACATCTAATCCGGCACCTCTAAGCTGCCCGCGGTTCAGTGCATCAATTAGAGCCTCAGTATCCGTAGTTGCACCACGTCCAACGTTAATGTAGTAGGAGCCTTGTTTGAAGGCAGAGAAGATTGCAGTATCGAATAAATGCTTAGTTTCATCGGTAATTGGGAGTATATTGATAATAAAGTCACCTTGGCTCACAGCTTCTGGCAGGTGGTCCGTGGTATACACTTGATCAAAATCAGCGAGTGGCTTGCCTGAGCGACTTACTCCGATCGTCTTCATCCGGAAAGCTTTAGCAATTCTGGCTGTTTCGCTGCCGATGGCTCCAGTCCCGACAATAACGGCTGTCTTACCGAATAACTCACTTTCACTGCCGTCAGAATTCCAGTAGCGGTTCATCTGATTACGAACAGCTGTATGCAAATTACGCGTGAAGAGAAGCATGAAGCCGAAGATTACCGCAGAAATAGGTTCGGCGTGCACTCCGCTCCCGCTAGTTAACAGGATTCCACGTTCCTTAAAACGCTCCAGCGGAAGCTTCTCAATTCCTGCAGACCAGGATTGAACCCAGCGAAGGGGAGAATCTGGACGAAGAAGCGTATCGGCGATGCCTTTGCCCCAACCGATTACGATTTCAGCATCAGCGAGCAGCTGCAAATCCGGATTTTTCCCGTCTCCTTGAGTGAATGTATAACCGGGTGCTGCTGCTTTGACCCTTTCTTGTTGCTCGGCGGTAAGTGGTTGTAAACATACTATGGACTTAGTCATGATGTATTCCTCCTGCTCTACGGTTTGATGAAAATGGATAATGTTATAGGATAAGGATACCAAATCTATAGGAGAAGGTGAAATTGATATGAACGCTAACGTGTCGGATAAAGATTCAGAACGGTTGTTTATTGCTGTGAAATTACCCTCAGCACTTCAACAAGTTGTGGCGGAAGAGTGCTCTAAACTATCTCAAGAGTATCATTTTGCAAAATGGACTCATCCAGCGGATTATCATATTACCCTGCAATTTTTGGGAGACACTCCAAAGACGAAGATCCCGGATTTAATCATGGCGTTGAAGCAGATGGCAGGGCAATGCCGCCCCTTTAAACTATCCTTGGACAAATGGAATACATTTGGTCTTCCAAAGGCTCCAAGAGTGTTATGGGTAGGGGTTTCTGGTGAATTAGAGGAGCTGAATTTACTAGCTGAGAGAGTACACACTGCGACACTTCCATTAGGATTTTCAGCCGAATCTAGGGAGTACAAACCGCATCTCACAGTGGCACGAAAGTACCTTGGAAAAATTTCATTTGATGATAAATTGCTGGAAAACTTACTGAAATTGGATGATGAAAAAAGATCAGAAATCTTTCATAGAGACTGGACGATTGATAGTTTTGTGTTGTATGCTACCAGAATGTATGCCATTCCTATGTATGAAATGATTGAAAATATTACATTTTAAAATCGGTATTTTAGTTTTCAAAGCTTCCGTTTTCGGTTACATACAATAGGAATGTGCCGTGAAATAGGAGGAATATCATGTTAATCTTTAAACAAAACCGCTATATCGCGTTGCTTGTTGGCGTTATACTAGTGTGTTTCTCTGCCATAAGCTTAATGCTACCTAACCAGGTTGCCGAGGGGAAAATAGATAGTGTGCAGATGGATAAGTTGCAATCCACCAGCCGAGCATCGGTAATTAGTTATTTGCAAGAAGAATCAACAGCTAGTAAGACGAGGGGCACTAATAAAGTTTCACAAACGAATAAGCTTTATAACACAGTTAACCTGTTCAGTTCCGCTTGGAAACCAGAGCAGGGTGTAGAATGGCTTAGTAAGAATAAAATAAAGCTACAAAATACATCGCAAGCTTCCATAGTTCGGGTAAAGGCTGATGTAGTACAATCTAGTCCAACTGCGCAGAAAGCGACGCAATTGGCGGAAACAGCAACAAAGAGTGCTCAGACTGTAGTTAAGACAGCCTCAGCATCTCAGAAAAACCCCCTCACAACATTGTACTTCTCTCGGACCGAGCTATTAAGCCAGGAGCAGCAAAGTAAAGCAACCCGGCGCTACGCAGTATCCGAAGAAGAACTGCTTCTGCTACAAAAAATTGTAATGGCAGAGGCGGAAGGTGAACCGTACCAGGGCAAGGTGGCAGTTGCCAACGTTGTTCTGAATAGGCTACGGTCAGCCAATTTCCCCGACACGATATATAAGGTCATTTATCAAAAGCACCAGTTCAGTCCTGTAGCTAACGGGCGTCTTAAACGTGTGAAGCCTAATGATGATAGTATTAAAGCGGTGAATGCTGCGCTTTCTGGCGTGAAAGAAGTTCCCGATGATACTTATTTTTTCCTATCACTTAAGCTTGCGGAGGATCTTACCGTGCATCATTCACAGGAGTATGTTAAGACCATTGGCAATCATACTTTTTATAAATAAATGACCGATTCTGTGAACCTCAGCTATTTATAGGGTAAACTAGACTATATAACCCTGGAGGTGGAACAATTGTCATGAAGATCACTTATTACGGACACTCAGCACTGCTGGTAGAGACAGAGCAAGCGAAAGTTATTATTGACCCTTTTTTGTCAGGAAATCCGAACTCCGGTATTTCACCTGATGACATTACTGTAGATGCTGTTCTGCTGACACACGGTCACTCTGATCATTTTGGAGATGCTGTGCAAATTGCCAAACAGAATGATTGTCCGATCTTTGCTGTTTTTGAGCTTGCAGAATACTGTCGAATGAAGGGTGCCAAGGTTAAACATATGAATATAGGTGGCAGTCATATTTATGGTGCCATTACCGTTAAATATACTCAGGCGTTTCATTCCTCATCGATTCAGGAAGGCGACCTTTGGATTTATGCTGGACAGCCCGCTGGGATTTTATTGACGATAGAGGGGAAGACGGTATTCCATGCAGGTGATACCGCACTGTTCAGCGATCTGCGTCTGATTGGTGAGAGAACTGCGATTGACTTGGCAGCTCTGCCAATAGGCGATATGCTGACCATGGGACCGGATGATGCGCTCCTTGCTGCGCGCTGGCTGCGAGCAGATAAGGTCATACCGCTTCATTACAATACATTTCCGGATATTGCTCAGGATGCTGTGGGTTTTTGTGATCGGCTGCGCCAAGAAGGGGTAGAAGGATTCCCGCTTAAAGCTGGCGAAAGTATAGAAATATAGTAAATCCCGATTACATGTTAACACAAAAAAAGCAGGTATCTAGGGAGTTCCCCGGTTACCTGCTTTTCTTTATGGTGTAATACACACAGCTTCTTCGCCTCGGGCTTGAGCTCTTGCCCCTCTGATGTCAGCTGTTTTGTCTACCGGATTGCCTAACATCTGCAGAACAGTAGTCGCGCAGGTTTGCGGTTGATGCTTATCTGGAGCAAGACGGCGT
This Paenibacillus sp. FSL R5-0345 DNA region includes the following protein-coding sequences:
- a CDS encoding polysaccharide deacetylase family protein; this encodes MKTSSKIMMTTLSLLLCFTNSALGSPSKNRDYYEKRGDMIWEVHTNQKVIALTFDDGPDPSETDQILKVLSQYHAKCTFFAIGKRIATYPDVAKRVISEGHELANHTYNHVYFRKPINKAQFERELKLTEEEIIKVSGKHSSLFRPPGGMYDETLVDISNNMGLKPILWSWHQDTRDWNRPGVQSIANKVIRNAHNGDIVLFHDHVHGQSQTREALKIILPELEKQGYRFVTVSELIKLSNTQQAGKPQ
- a CDS encoding class F sortase — its product is MKKWIYSLILIVITLTTASCNDSHSQESSPETKPLQTKQQEMIITPTTAIRKNDINIKPSLPKPIMPTQLNIPAIKVSAKIEPVTLLSDGQMDVPTDTNIAGILYPGILPGAKGNVIIDGHVDSYIGPAVFFKLKKLKHGDEITVSNSDGRKLTYIVESVEIFNTAEAPLERIFGKSTEARMNLITCTGRYSRKKKEHEKRLIVFAKLKL
- a CDS encoding deoxyguanosinetriphosphate triphosphohydrolase family protein, which translates into the protein MTLIEKREHRQYPEITRLETSRAAYERDYSRLIHSPTFRRLQGKSQVFGAGTGDYYRTRLTHSLEVAQIAREAAKSLLRSYPEVETSKAENPGLVIDPEVVECAAIAHDFGHPPFGHKGEEVLDSILEQLIEKKTNEAAQQAGATGADKLFIHEQMKQRYEHFEGNAHNFRLIMFLEKRENIDGLNLSDAVLLGVNKYPFPGTSLKKGMYLHEWAYISEIRKEWGIPAGKKTLEAQLMDLCDDIAYSAHDLEDGIKAGKIEVHEHFMHDSYIQRLIVEKITTLEDFFWKGWEEEGIRAKVEEVLSSFLRVWMEKMPTCENDYSRTRREVKAYWVSTFVASLGVIPDGDWKKVTFIKEGKEDEDMLRTVSVLKSFAWVTMIRDLRVQRLQKRSEWILRRLWGAFLDPQTSKAIIPSDWLQRFEKDQKQANPIWTWEHMVIDYIAGMTDAFAEKIYNELYGLKVGSIYDLD
- a CDS encoding glycosyl hydrolase, with translation MKRFKKSLILFLTAIMLVTMAAPALANGKTKENLKTHWAGESVDKWQGNGVVQGYPDGSFKPDHKVTRAELVSIINKLFGFSTLSETSFSDVPAKAWYASALSIAKQAGYYKGFPDNKAKADAEVTRQDAATLLASVFSLEPGTKVSTFADQASISVYAKDAIGALSGILSGYPDGTFRPNDSITRAEVVTIVDRLVSGYYNTAGTFTGGDIQGNVVINRSGVELKNAAVSGNLYLTSGIGNGEGVLEDATVKGNVFVSGGGEHSIHLKNSKLASVKVNRPEGKVRVVVDGGTVITQLTIDSVSIIEVGSGSIIDQLVIGSAATGTLITTKGTISKLVVGASSVVLNGVTLVAGTYTVKDGVLVGQGTSTPAPGGSGGTGIAPTATPVPTITPEPTATVAPTATPEAGIHIVDVDASAATKSLFAYLDSMSGKQIMFGHQHDTTVSFAGKDKNGNVISDVYSSTGDYPAVFGWDTLSLDGYENPPGVSGDYEASRLGLSAAMKQAHDLGGIVTLSTHPYNMVTGGDFKDTSNTPGASHSVVSRILPGGDKNGELNKYLDRIANFANNLKDDEGDLIPVLFRPFHEQNGGWFWWGAATTTKSEYAELYRYTVEYLRDVKGVHNFLYVFSPNGSFNGNESEYLTTYPGDQFVDILGMDQYDNKENAGSEAFLGGLVKDLKMISQLAQDKGKIVTLSEYGYSAAGMKTTGNNELEWFTKVLNAIKADPDAAKISYMLTWANFGEGNNLYVPYKNVPNKADHELLPDFVNFYKDDFTAFASDVKDDNKYNLEVEVAGKKPFMHIVTPNNISTITDAVTVIRAKVLNAVPSKVTYTVADSGVEVEMTLGADGYYSASWQPDAGLNGSSTEITVRAYGTGDATLTQTNSVFLKINEVPIKVITFDTEKDLEQIQNNGTWSGLTNNAETIKTVLQHASLDADGKLVINITEGLSDEDTWQELKLQLNDLALDGVDLSQVTRVKFTVLIAETAQNGANNAAVRSVIQLPPDWDTKYGMDSSYKSLSDLEKVIVDGTQYYKFDVSIDLDNAAKSAEATGLAISIVGSGLEVEGELPIYVDQIGLYNTYTAPVADKALVDNFEAYGSSNEALAAKYPKAGGDDVSVSLSTEHKASGDYGMQLHYTINNAGYTGVGKSLGSLDWSDYNALSMWVASDGDNAYAEKGEPLKLVVQLVIDGGYFEAYPVINPDKNGKIVLSLKNLTEMSWGKAGELTQERLKQVQSFNLYVNAMDGQSHEGSLYFDDIQAVYDGTLPDMSEEGNGGSQGHAPGVLYAFTKQSDIAGWVIDHSSANAQLPVFDANEEAIGVQFDLINTGNNANGSSKESFELAINPEKLNITGLDSISAKIKLSGGTAKARLFIKTGADWKWTDSGNPVLVESTGYTTLSISLPTAGVDLAAVKTIGIIIEEVSNDGGTSNLYLKEVSLEKAVPAVHYGFETGNEGWSLNSGSATVSSDVYAEGKQSLKLDFTWNGEDKDPFIAVSKAAALDLSSFSKLAAKIRIVSDHPDVQAKLYLQLGGYAVWVDSGAKIASQDGFTEFTIDLSNLSLENLKKVDAIGIQFVTPSTAGTATAYIDEIIASK
- a CDS encoding D-2-hydroxyacid dehydrogenase, whose protein sequence is MTKSIVCLQPLTAEQQERVKAAAPGYTFTQGDGKNPDLQLLADAEIVIGWGKGIADTLLRPDSPLRWVQSWSAGIEKLPLERFKERGILLTSGSGVHAEPISAVIFGFMLLFTRNLHTAVRNQMNRYWNSDGSESELFGKTAVIVGTGAIGSETARIAKAFRMKTIGVSRSGKPLADFDQVYTTDHLPEAVSQGDFIINILPITDETKHLFDTAIFSAFKQGSYYINVGRGATTDTEALIDALNRGQLRGAGLDVFETEPLPQDHPLWTMDQVVITPHSAGVTDQYANRIVNIFTENMNSYLSTGTPSLNLVDYARQY
- the thpR gene encoding RNA 2',3'-cyclic phosphodiesterase, which produces MNANVSDKDSERLFIAVKLPSALQQVVAEECSKLSQEYHFAKWTHPADYHITLQFLGDTPKTKIPDLIMALKQMAGQCRPFKLSLDKWNTFGLPKAPRVLWVGVSGELEELNLLAERVHTATLPLGFSAESREYKPHLTVARKYLGKISFDDKLLENLLKLDDEKRSEIFHRDWTIDSFVLYATRMYAIPMYEMIENITF